The following proteins come from a genomic window of Lolium rigidum isolate FL_2022 chromosome 5, APGP_CSIRO_Lrig_0.1, whole genome shotgun sequence:
- the LOC124656659 gene encoding myb-related protein Hv33-like, with protein MVEKRAARNGDASSGEANKERKGLWSPEEDERLYTRITRHGVSTWSSVAQLAGLRRSGKSCRLRWMNYLRPDLKKEPISKREEETIISLQKSLGNRWSVIAGRMPGRTDNEIKNYWNSRIRKRQQNTSAGGDGGSCMKRGDLPAADAKSFELAPAEEKKPFISGGTTAVAPPVPARFPLFACQLLGGGGGDAIAAAGTTQSTTTHENGASSESEVSVGGKDAVEDHYYYSAGDGADMDMVHLLAFDDLLEYQAGDLLMDTWDQSEFYCTNSGSSAD; from the exons ATGGTGGAGAAGCGAGCGGCGAGGAATGGCGACGCTAGCAGCGGGGAGGCGAATAAGGAGAGGAAGGGgttgtggtcgccggaggaggacgagcGGCTCTACACCCGGATCACGCGGCACGGCGTGTCAACCTGGAGCTCCGTGGCCCAGCTCGCCGGGCTGCGGCGGAGCGGCAAGAGCTGCCGGCTGCGGTGGATGAACTACCTCCGGCCGGACCTGAAGAAGGAGCCCATCTCCAAGCGCGAGGAGGAGACCATCATCTCCCTCCAGAAATCCCTTGGCAACAG GTGGTCGGTGATCGCCGGGAGGATGCCCGGGAGGACGGACAACGAGATCAAGAACTATTGGAACTCCCGCATTAGGAAGCGCCAGCAGAACAccagcgccggcggcgacggcggcagctGCATGAAGCGGGGTGACCTCCCGGCTGCCGATGCCAAGTCATTCGAGCTAGCACCGGCCGAAGAGAAAAAACCGTTTATCAGCGGGGGCACCACGGCGGTGGCGCCTCCTGTCCCTGCACGGTTCCCGTTATTCGCGTGCCAGCTACTCGGCGGCGGAGGGGGCGACGCCATTGCTGCCGCAGGCACCACCCAGTCGACAACGACCCACGAGAACGGCGCCAGCTCAGAGAGCGAGGTGAGCGTTGGCGGCAAAGACGCAGTAGAGGACCACTATTACTACAGCGCCGGCGACGGCGCCGACATGGACATGGTCCATCTCCTGgcgttcgatgatcttctcgagtACCAGGCCGGCGACCTGCTCATGGATACGTGGGACCAGAGCGAGTTCTACTGCACGAATTCCGGGAGCTCGGCCGATTGA